The following coding sequences are from one Leptolyngbya sp. NIES-3755 window:
- a CDS encoding putative lipoprotein (similar to AA sequence:cyanobase_aa:Npun_R4854), protein MNFDQAEFEVRCEWGEQGVLRLAPISDVIIIIDVLSFSTCVEIATRRGAIVFPYRWKDKSARAFARSMNAEVAGRRSDRGYSLSPTSLLAIDRGTRLVLPSPNGSSLNFSTGATPTLTGCLRNHKAVAVAAMQYGQRIGVIPAGEKWHDGSLRPSFEDWIGAGAVISCLNGSRSPEAQLAIAAYEGIFSAINSLMKQCISGQELIQRGFEQDVDLAAEINVSDCVPMLIDGAYINCKS, encoded by the coding sequence ATGAACTTTGATCAAGCTGAATTTGAAGTGCGATGTGAATGGGGTGAACAGGGAGTTTTGCGGTTAGCTCCGATCAGTGATGTGATCATCATTATTGATGTTCTTTCATTCTCGACTTGTGTTGAGATTGCCACTCGTCGAGGTGCAATTGTATTTCCGTATCGGTGGAAAGATAAATCTGCCAGAGCATTCGCTCGATCGATGAATGCAGAAGTCGCCGGAAGACGGAGCGATCGTGGGTATTCTTTATCTCCAACTTCGTTGCTTGCTATCGATCGAGGAACTCGACTGGTGCTTCCCTCTCCGAATGGTTCATCATTGAATTTTTCAACAGGAGCAACCCCGACTTTAACTGGGTGTTTGAGGAATCATAAAGCCGTTGCCGTGGCTGCGATGCAGTATGGACAGCGCATCGGAGTTATCCCAGCAGGAGAAAAGTGGCATGACGGAAGCCTGCGTCCTTCGTTTGAGGATTGGATTGGAGCGGGGGCAGTGATCAGTTGTTTAAACGGCAGTCGATCGCCAGAAGCTCAATTAGCGATCGCGGCGTATGAAGGAATTTTTTCAGCGATCAACTCTCTGATGAAGCAATGTATTTCTGGTCAAGAACTGATTCAGCGGGGCTTTGAACAAGATGTCGATTTGGCAGCAGAGATTAATGTGAGCGATTGCGTTCCCATGTTGATCGATGGGGCGTATATAAACTGCAAAAGCTAA
- a CDS encoding exodeoxyribonuclease III (similar to AA sequence:cyanobase_aa:LBDG_31830), with protein sequence MKIATWNVNSIRTRLSHVTDWLKDNPIDLLCVQETKVVDELFPHAAIVEIGYHAYAFGQKSYNGVALISRSPLEKVDMGFGAILPAEIVGDLDDQKRVISTVLNGVRIVDLYVPNGSAIGSEKYEYKLRWLKLLRVYLQILLEQSPSLLVCGDFNIALEDIDIHNPKGREKQVMATDVEREALRHVLELGLSDAFRKFTTEGGHYSWWDYRSMGFRRNAGWRIDHHYLTPDLYDRAVSCVIDRAPRELEQPSDHTPVVVELV encoded by the coding sequence ATGAAGATTGCCACCTGGAATGTAAACTCGATTCGGACTCGCCTTTCTCATGTCACAGATTGGCTAAAAGACAATCCGATCGATCTTTTATGTGTCCAAGAGACCAAGGTGGTCGATGAATTATTTCCTCATGCTGCGATTGTGGAAATCGGCTATCACGCTTATGCGTTCGGGCAAAAGAGCTATAACGGCGTGGCATTAATTAGTCGATCGCCCTTAGAAAAAGTCGATATGGGATTCGGGGCAATTCTTCCGGCTGAAATAGTTGGTGATCTGGATGATCAAAAACGTGTCATCAGTACCGTTCTCAATGGCGTTCGGATTGTCGATCTCTATGTTCCAAATGGTTCTGCGATCGGTAGTGAGAAATATGAGTATAAATTGCGTTGGTTAAAACTTCTACGCGTATATCTTCAAATATTGCTCGAACAATCCCCTTCGCTTCTCGTTTGCGGTGACTTTAATATTGCACTAGAAGATATTGATATTCACAATCCGAAAGGACGTGAGAAGCAAGTCATGGCAACCGATGTAGAGCGTGAAGCCTTGCGCCATGTCTTAGAGTTGGGATTATCTGATGCGTTTCGGAAATTCACGACCGAAGGCGGACATTATAGCTGGTGGGATTATCGATCGATGGGTTTCCGTCGCAATGCAGGCTGGCGAATTGATCATCACTATCTCACCCCTGATTTGTACGATCGAGCGGTTTCTTGTGTGATCGATCGTGCCCCCCGCGAACTCGAACAACCGAGCGATCACACACCTGTAGTTGTAGAACTCGTTTAA
- a CDS encoding hypothetical protein (protein of unknown function DUF92 transmembrane;~similar to AA sequence:cyanobase_aa:LBDG_51570), translating to MPLNASDWLIAIAVNTVLLGVAAIVPKKLLTPGGLANAWILGVLVWGCLGWQGYLLVMFYFLVGSGVTFIGKDQKEALGIAEARSGARGAGNVWGSALVGTVCAVLVFVLTDQKIAIDLIPLLTLGFVASFCTKLSDTCGTEIGKAYGQRTFLITTLKPVPRGTEGAVSLEGTIAGVIGSIAIAIVGWVLGLISPIGIGICAIAAFVATTIESLIGATIEDKVPFLTHDVVNILNTLIGAIVAIAIGLAL from the coding sequence ATGCCTTTAAATGCTTCAGACTGGCTGATTGCGATCGCGGTTAACACGGTTCTACTCGGAGTGGCTGCGATCGTGCCGAAAAAACTCCTGACTCCAGGTGGATTGGCGAATGCTTGGATTCTCGGAGTCTTGGTTTGGGGCTGTCTTGGATGGCAAGGATATCTTTTGGTGATGTTCTACTTCTTGGTTGGCTCTGGTGTGACTTTCATTGGCAAAGATCAGAAAGAAGCGTTGGGAATTGCAGAAGCACGATCGGGAGCCAGAGGAGCGGGAAATGTTTGGGGTTCAGCGTTAGTTGGAACGGTTTGTGCGGTTTTAGTTTTTGTGTTGACAGATCAAAAAATTGCGATCGACTTAATTCCATTGCTGACATTAGGATTCGTTGCCAGTTTTTGCACAAAGTTATCCGATACTTGCGGAACCGAAATCGGAAAAGCGTATGGACAGAGGACTTTTTTAATTACAACTTTGAAGCCTGTGCCGCGTGGAACTGAAGGAGCCGTGAGTTTAGAAGGCACGATCGCGGGTGTAATTGGCTCGATTGCGATCGCAATTGTCGGTTGGGTGCTCGGACTCATTAGCCCGATCGGAATTGGAATTTGTGCGATCGCGGCATTTGTCGCAACGACGATCGAGAGTTTGATCGGAGCGACGATCGAAGATAAAGTCCCGTTTCTCACTCACGATGTTGTGAATATTCTGAACACGCTGATCGGTGCGATCGTGGCAATTGCGATCGGACTTGCGCTTTAG
- a CDS encoding hypothetical protein (hypothetical protein LYNGBM3L_39500;~similar to AA sequence:cyanobase_aa:LBDG_32290): MQPNLRFPNVNQKLPTMYDLPSEDPWESGLPDEFHDIQPQLLSQTLRLADYESDRIFTGTDINLYYAPDHPRWHKRPDWFLVVDVPRLYAQEDLRLSYVVWDEGRSPSVVIELLSPGREFEDLGAFTDELIEEDIPHDLPPYVIEDDETGIKPPHKLQVYGEILQVPYYFVFSRYSNRLRFFQFIDGRYQEQRVDRENPRVWLPLLGIGLGVWYGEFEGVTRSWIRWYDADGNWIPCYTEQIEQERRSREQAESQLRQVVVNLLRSGMSIEQIAQLTGLSEATIRQLK; encoded by the coding sequence ATGCAGCCGAACTTGAGATTTCCCAATGTGAATCAGAAGCTTCCGACCATGTATGATTTGCCGAGTGAAGATCCATGGGAGTCCGGTTTGCCTGACGAATTTCATGACATTCAACCGCAATTACTCAGTCAAACGCTGCGATTGGCGGATTATGAGAGCGATCGCATTTTTACGGGCACAGATATCAATCTCTACTATGCGCCCGATCATCCTCGCTGGCATAAACGCCCGGATTGGTTTCTCGTGGTCGATGTGCCGAGATTGTACGCGCAAGAAGACCTTAGATTAAGCTACGTGGTTTGGGATGAAGGTCGATCGCCCAGTGTTGTGATCGAATTACTTTCACCTGGACGAGAATTTGAAGATTTGGGCGCGTTTACAGATGAACTGATTGAAGAAGATATTCCGCACGATCTTCCACCTTATGTAATCGAAGACGATGAAACAGGCATCAAACCACCACACAAATTGCAGGTGTATGGGGAAATTCTCCAAGTGCCGTACTACTTCGTATTTAGTCGATATAGTAACCGTCTGCGATTCTTTCAATTTATTGATGGGCGATATCAGGAACAGAGAGTCGATCGAGAAAATCCCAGAGTTTGGCTCCCGTTACTCGGAATTGGTTTAGGGGTTTGGTACGGAGAATTCGAGGGTGTTACTCGCTCTTGGATACGTTGGTATGATGCGGATGGAAACTGGATTCCCTGTTACACAGAACAGATCGAGCAAGAACGACGATCGCGAGAACAAGCGGAATCTCAATTGAGACAAGTTGTAGTGAATTTATTGCGATCGGGAATGTCGATCGAGCAAATCGCCCAACTCACCGGATTATCCGAAGCTACCATTCGTCAACTGAAATGA